The DNA sequence GCCTGAAAGAACTGCCGTATTTTGATCGCCTGCAGAAAAAATATTCGTCAAAAAATGTAAAGGTACTATTGGTTAGCCTTGATTTCAGGTCGCAACTGGAAGAGCAGGTGATTCCTTACGTGGAGGAAAATAAGCTGCAGTCTGAAGTTTTGGTCCTGGATGAACAGGATCAATCTGCGGTGATCAACCGGGTTTCCCCGGAGTGGTCGGGTGCGCTTCCTGCCACTCTCGTAGTGAATGCGGCTGCGGGATCGCGTAGGTTTTATGAAGGAGCCTTTACGTACGAAGAACTGGAAAAATTTTATTTGCTCACTCAAAACTAAGTGTTGTTATGAAAAAATTACTTTTCCTTCTCGGTGCAGGACTGCTCTTCTCCATGCCGTTCGCCTATGCCCAGCCATCCTATTCCGGCGGATACGCGATTGGCGATAAGGCTGTTTCCTTTTCCCTGAAAAATGTGGATGGCCGCATGGTGTCACTTGATGATTATGATTCGGCGAAAGGCTATGTGATCATTTTTACGTGTAATACCTGCCCGTATTCAAGGGCTTATGAATCGCGGATCAAACAGCTGCATGAAAAATACGCTTCCGGTGGATTTCCCGTGCTGGCCATTAATCCAAATGACCCTGAGGTCTCCGGCGGCGATGCTTTTGATGAAATGAAACAACGGGCCGGTGCCGAGGGTTTTGAGTTCCCTTATCTGTATGACGAAAACCAGGAGGTTTCGAAAATTTATGGCCCCCTGCGTACCCCGCATGTCTTTTTACTTGAAAAGACCGCGGAAGGAAATATCGTACGTTACGTGGGGGCTATTGATAACGATACAGAGAACGCCAATCCTGATAAGGTCCGTTACGTGGAAGAAGCTATATCGGCAATTCTCAAAGGGAGCAAGCCCGATCCGGCAAGCACAAAGGCCATTGGTTGCGGCGTAAAATGGCAGGAAAGCTAAAGGATACCAGCTGCCGGCCCTGTTAACACATTAGCGCGACACGACAAAAGGTTTCGGCTTTTTTGCCGATATTTGCCGCCATGACTAATTTTACCGAACAATTAAAACTTAACCTGAAGCGCCCGATTGTGTTTTTTGACCTGGAAACTACCGGGGTGCATGTTGGAGTTGACCGCATTGTGGAATATTCTTTTCTGAAAGTAATGCTTGACGGAACAACGGCAGGGCTTACCCGCAAAGTAAATCCCGAAATGCCTATTCCGCTGACCTCTTCGCTTATTCACGGCATTTATGATGAGGACGTGAAAGATGAACCCACATTCCGGCAGCAGGCAAAGAACCTGGCCAATTTCCTGGAAGGCTGCGACCTGGCAGGCTATAATTGTATAAAGTTTGATATCCCGGTGTTGATGGAGGAATTTCTCCGGGCGGGAATAGAGTTTGATTTTGAAGGCCGGAAAGTAGTGGACGTGCAGAATATTTTCCATCAAATGGAACAGCGTACCCTGAAGGCTGCCTATAAATTTTACTGTAATAAGGAACTGATCGCCGCCCATTCTGCCGAAGCGGATATCGTGGCTACCTATGAAGTGCTGCTGGCCCAGCTGGAGCGTTATGCCAATGTAGAAATCGAGGACAAGGATGGAAAAAAAATTATCCCTGTTCAAAACGACGTGGAAGCACTGCATAAATTTACCAGCCTCAGGGATAATGTAGATTTTGCCGGCCGCATGGTCTATGATGAGCAGGGAAGGGAAATATTTAATTTTGGTAAGCACAAGGGGAAGCTGGTGGAAGAAGTGCTTAATAATGAACCCAGCTACTATGACTGGATGATGAACGGTGATTTCCCTCTTTATACCAAGAAAAAACTGACGGAAATACGCTTGCGGAAATTCAATAAGTAAAAGGGGCTCCGGCTCCCGGCTGTTTATAAGAGGCTTTTGGTAAGCAGGCCGGCGGCAAGCGCAAAGCTGATACTGAGCAGGGTACCTATGAGGAAGTATTCCGCTTCTTTTCTTTCTTTGTCCTTCATTATTTCATTGAACCGGAAAACGGATTTTGCCGCAATCAGGAAACCGATGGCTTCATAACGGCTTAGCAAAATAAAAGTGAGGATGAGGAATCGTTCCGAGTATCCGATCCATTTCCCGGCTTCCGCCAGGCCCTGCCTGTCCTCCAGCTGCTGACACCATTTCCGGGTAGCGATGCTGATCACCACTCCCGCGGGAAACAATACCAGCAGGTAGCCGGTAAGGAGTACCCATGCTGCCGGGTTTGCCAGGAGTTCCCGAAGGGATGCTGCCAGGATGGCTCCCTGTCCGGTCAGGGCCAGCCAGCAACCGGTAAGTACCGCCAGGTGCAAAACCTGGTCGGCAATAAAAGTATAAAGATTCTTCCATCGCAGGCTTGCCTTGCCCAGGTCAATCAGCAAGTGGCTGCCCATGACAATTAGCGGCACCTGGTAATTGTCCCATATTCCCAGGAAGAGGTAGGTAGCTGCACCGTGTACCAGGACGTGGACGTAAAGATGCGGAGATCGCCATTTGAGATCGTTCTTACTTTTTACCCAGCCGGAGGGCTGCAGCAGGAAATCCGCTATGAGATGGGCCGCGAGCAGGCGAAGCAGGATGATGATGCTCATTGTACGTGGCTTTTTACAAGGGTTTGGTATCGTTTTATCAGTTCCTCTACGGCACTCCAGCCTGATGTCTTCAGGCTGGCGCTGACGGCGGGCTGCGTGATATCCAAGGAAGCGGCGATGGTATTCTGGGTTTTCCCTTCAAGCGTTTCGGCAATGATCCCTGCCTGGATGGGAGTCCATCGTTTGAGAATAATGTCCATAAGTTTGCAGGCAACGTGCATTTCCTTATTCACCGGCTCCCAGGGAGTAACGATTTTCAAGCGGTCGTCCTGGTCCATGGCATCCAATGCGGGGCCGGAGTACCGGAAGGCTTCCCCATCCGATTCAAGGGCGTTTGCCGCCATGAAAGTTACTTTACCTACTCCTATAGCCAGCCGGCAATCATAGGAACCCATTTCCGCATTTGCTTTCATAAGGGTAGTTCTGATCCATAGGGCTGTCCGGAGCGCCTGCGCCGGATCCTGTACAATTCCCTGGAAACTGTCTCCGCGGAAGATGCTGAATTCCTGCTGGTTTTCCCCCGTCCTGTGGAGCGAGGAAAAAATACGCTTTAATTTTTCGGGCATCTTTTCCCGTGCGGCCGGTTCCAGCCTGCCGGACTCGACAATATCTCCGGTTATTACGGCAATATGGCTATTTTCTTTTTTCATAAAATATAACCTTCAGGGCTTATAAAGGGACAATATAAACTACAGAGGTTATATTTGCAAAATATAAACGAATTAGCTTATATTATTGGGTCTTAAAAACCCTATATTTCGTTTCAGGCCCGAAAATTTTGTGCGTTTTACCGCGGACCCCCGGAAAACTTCCCGGAAGGTTTCTTCCGTGAGTTCTTCCCACTCCTGTTTTTTCATTCCCAGGAGATCGGGATGAGGGTCAAAGGCCGGCTCGGAATGCGGTTTGGAAAACCGGTTCCAGGGGCAAACATCCTGGCAGGTATCACAGCCGAACATCCAGTTTTCAAACTGCCCGTGGAAACCCTCCGGAAGCTGGTCTTTTAACTCAATGGTAAAATAGGAAATGCATTTGCTCCCGTCTATTTCGTAGGGCGCCGAAATGGCCTCTGTAGGGCAGGCGTCAATACAACGGGTGCAGGTGCCGCAATGGTCCGCCGCCGGGTTGTCGTATTCCAGTTCAAGATCGATGACCAGTTCAGCCAGGAAAAAGAAAGAGCCGGTTTGCTTATTGATCAGGTTGGTATTCTTTCCTGTCCAGCCCAGCCCTGAGCGCCGGGCCCAGGCCTTGTCCATTACCGGGGCCGAATCCACAAAAGCTCTTCCGCCTACTTCCCCGATCGCCGACTGGATAAAGAACAGCAGTTCCTTGAGCTTGTCC is a window from the Anseongella ginsenosidimutans genome containing:
- a CDS encoding thioredoxin family protein; the encoded protein is MKKLLFLLGAGLLFSMPFAYAQPSYSGGYAIGDKAVSFSLKNVDGRMVSLDDYDSAKGYVIIFTCNTCPYSRAYESRIKQLHEKYASGGFPVLAINPNDPEVSGGDAFDEMKQRAGAEGFEFPYLYDENQEVSKIYGPLRTPHVFLLEKTAEGNIVRYVGAIDNDTENANPDKVRYVEEAISAILKGSKPDPASTKAIGCGVKWQES
- a CDS encoding TlpA disulfide reductase family protein, encoding MIKIGFFILLSGAAAGNLAAQAPSGDVTKQGSGHVGLLSYDELEARLTTKSDTTYVVNFWATWCGPCLKELPYFDRLQKKYSSKNVKVLLVSLDFRSQLEEQVIPYVEENKLQSEVLVLDEQDQSAVINRVSPEWSGALPATLVVNAAAGSRRFYEGAFTYEELEKFYLLTQN
- the queG gene encoding tRNA epoxyqueuosine(34) reductase QueG → MDQAAAYTKLIKAEAKRLGFLFCGISRADFLEEEAVQLEKWLREGRHGRMQYMENHFDKRLDPRLLVEGARSVISLGLNYYTPRSQEDPEAPRISRYAYGKDYHFVIKDKLKELLFFIQSAIGEVGGRAFVDSAPVMDKAWARRSGLGWTGKNTNLINKQTGSFFFLAELVIDLELEYDNPAADHCGTCTRCIDACPTEAISAPYEIDGSKCISYFTIELKDQLPEGFHGQFENWMFGCDTCQDVCPWNRFSKPHSEPAFDPHPDLLGMKKQEWEELTEETFREVFRGSAVKRTKFSGLKRNIGFLRPNNIS
- a CDS encoding SatD family protein; its protein translation is MKKENSHIAVITGDIVESGRLEPAAREKMPEKLKRIFSSLHRTGENQQEFSIFRGDSFQGIVQDPAQALRTALWIRTTLMKANAEMGSYDCRLAIGVGKVTFMAANALESDGEAFRYSGPALDAMDQDDRLKIVTPWEPVNKEMHVACKLMDIILKRWTPIQAGIIAETLEGKTQNTIAASLDITQPAVSASLKTSGWSAVEELIKRYQTLVKSHVQ
- a CDS encoding 3'-5' exonuclease, which gives rise to MTNFTEQLKLNLKRPIVFFDLETTGVHVGVDRIVEYSFLKVMLDGTTAGLTRKVNPEMPIPLTSSLIHGIYDEDVKDEPTFRQQAKNLANFLEGCDLAGYNCIKFDIPVLMEEFLRAGIEFDFEGRKVVDVQNIFHQMEQRTLKAAYKFYCNKELIAAHSAEADIVATYEVLLAQLERYANVEIEDKDGKKIIPVQNDVEALHKFTSLRDNVDFAGRMVYDEQGREIFNFGKHKGKLVEEVLNNEPSYYDWMMNGDFPLYTKKKLTEIRLRKFNK
- a CDS encoding DUF3307 domain-containing protein → MSIIILLRLLAAHLIADFLLQPSGWVKSKNDLKWRSPHLYVHVLVHGAATYLFLGIWDNYQVPLIVMGSHLLIDLGKASLRWKNLYTFIADQVLHLAVLTGCWLALTGQGAILAASLRELLANPAAWVLLTGYLLVLFPAGVVISIATRKWCQQLEDRQGLAEAGKWIGYSERFLILTFILLSRYEAIGFLIAAKSVFRFNEIMKDKERKEAEYFLIGTLLSISFALAAGLLTKSLL